A region of Colletotrichum higginsianum IMI 349063 chromosome 10, whole genome shotgun sequence DNA encodes the following proteins:
- a CDS encoding Cytochrome P450: protein MLQRINGQSHNGFLLAAIVGPVLYILYSLYLRLLPKPIPGIPYNKNAARSVLGDMLSLAKHATATGEPMDWFRQQAMKHNSPLCQVFVRPFAPPIVLLSDFREVQNMMLSRNKEFDRSRIFRDILGDAGPHHHIMKKTGPEWANQRKLLNDLMTPRFMHTVAAPHIYAGVESLIELWEIKIELAEGRPFDADLDAYYLALDAVVAFSYGASYPHRALLPQIDLLRSFQPKDSARLHQGSTEDAAIRFPEAKVDRALKDTLTMVKTAEVMQASVVPRLTWWWLSKTPKIRNAWKARDEFVAGQIQKAVERMHSMNDAGDEWLGNAVDLIVSREREFAKKEDRIPQYVTQVIIEEVFGFTMAGHESSSSTILWALKYITSSPEVQEKLRILLRRSHSAAFVEKRAPTVEEIIRARIPYLDAVMDEVLRLGSPIPFLARDAETDDAEILGVHIPKGTIVFAHTLGPSMTSPKIDIEDKLRHPASEGSKTGEWSPEDVAIFRPERWLTLNETTQEEEYNPNAGPFLSFGLGQRGCFGRRLGLFEFRISLTLLLWHFEFLPVPEALSGLEARDALTRRPKHAVVKARKLSY, encoded by the exons ATGCTGCAGAGAATCAACGGCCAAAGCCACAACGGGTTTCTTCTCGCAGCCATTGTTGGTCCAGTCCTATACATCTTGTACAGCTTGTACTTACGACTGCTTCCAAAACCCATTCCTGGAATTCCATACAACAAGAATGCAGCGCGATCTGTCTTGGGAGACATGCTGTCTCTGGCGAAACATGCTACGGCGACAGGCGAGCCGATGGACTGGTTCCGACAACAGGCCATGAAGCACAATTCGCCATTGTGCCAAGTTTTTGTCCGGCCGTT TGCGCCCCCGATCGTGCTCCTCTCCGACTTTCGTGAAGTCCAGAATATGATGCTCTCACGAAACAAAGAGTTCGACAGAAGCCGAATTTTCCGGGATATCCTAGGCGATGCAGGGCCACACCACCATATCATGAAGAAGACCGGGCCAGAGTGGGCGAACCAACGAAAGCTCCTCAACGACCTGATGACGCCGCGGTTCATGCATACGGTCGCTGCACCTCACATCTACGCCGGTGTGGAGAGTTTGATCGAGCTTTGGGAAATCAAGATCGAGCTCGCTGAAGGACGTCCTTTCGACGCGGATCTCGACGCATACTATCTTGCCTTGGATGCCGTGGTGGCATTTAGCTACGGCGCAAGTTATCCGCACCGCGCGCTTCTCCCACAAATAGATCTGTTGCGCTCCTTCCAGCCAAAAGATTCTGCGCGTCTCCATCAAGGCTCGACTGAAGACGCTGCCATCAGATTTCCGGAAGCCAAGGTAGACCGTGCCCTCAAAGACACTCTAACAATGgtcaagacggccgaggtgATGCAGGCCAGTGTCGTGCCGCGTCTGACATGGTGGTGGCTCAGCAAGACGCCCAAGATTCGCAACGCATGGAAGGCGAGAGACGAATTCGTCGCTGGGCAGATACAGAAAGCGGTTGAAAGAATGCACTCTATGaatgacgccggcgatgagTGGTTGGGCAACGCTGTCGACCTGATCGTCTCACGGGAGCGGGAGTTCGCGAAGAAGGAGGATCGAATTCCCCAATATGTAACACAAGTCATCATTGAAGAA GTGTTTGGCTTCACAATGGCTGGTCACGAGTCAAGCTCTAGTACAATCCTGTGGGCTCTGAAGTACATCACGAGTAGCCCAGAAGTGCAAGAGAAACTACGCATTCTTTTGCGCAGGTCTCACTCGGCAGCATTTGTCGAGAAGAGAGCACCGACAGTCGAGGAGATCATTCGGGCGCGAATCCCATACCTCGATGCCGTCATGGATGAAGTTTTACGACTTGGCTCTCCTATTCCGTTTCTTGCTCGCGACGCAGAGACAGACGATGCCGAGATTCTTGGAGTACATATCCCGAAAGGCACCATTGTTTTTGCTCATACCCTCGGGCCTTCGATGACGTCGCCAAAGATCGACATTGAAGACAAGCTGCGTCATCCTGCCTCGGAGGGCTCGAAAACTGGAGAGTGGTCGCCGGAAGACGTGGCAATCTTCCGGCCAGAGCGATGGCTCACGCTCAACGAAACGACGCAAGAGGAAGAGTATAACCCTAATGCCGGGCCTTTCCTTTCATTTGGACTTGGACAGCGTGGTTGCTTTGGCAGGAGGCTGGGTCTCTTCGAGTTTCGCATTTCCTTGACGCTTTTGCTCTGGCATTTCGAATTTCTGCCAGTTCCCGAAGCTCTATCCGGATTGGAGGCTCGCGATGCTCTAACAAGACGGCCCAAACATGCTGTAGTAAAAGCACGCAAATTATCATACTAG
- a CDS encoding MGT family Glycosyltransferase, whose amino-acid sequence MSSSTMTNVGDDNRKPLVLAIAGAAVGHFTPVLHMCQHLINKGFDVSILQASYFKPQIEAIGATFIALDKECDWCQYDLALAGKPDGKFPERLKLAPGLETLAYDLEHIFMPYIPSQASSIRRALDVTQRRDPSRKLVMLAENSILGILPLKLVSDEKRALAPKILNVNVVPLTYESVDVGPFGTGLPPDSTPSGRLRNKMLHDLVRNFALKGALAALRKYLIEAGADPEHIPPPGELGFNIVYHPRVYERVFQMCIPEVELPRSDLPGHIEFVGGLPPKPVPKDYALPSWWTDITDNARMPEATRKKLVVVCQGTFATNYEHVILPTLEGLRDRSDVLVVAILGKAGAVLRSDFSIPSNARVSDFLLYDVVLPFADLWIQNGGYGGFQHGIANGVPTLLAGDTEDKPEVAARAEFSGVGLSLHTGKPKPEQIAHGVDEVLGNPKYKKRCEELKAVMEEYNSLGKIEQTLIDLAK is encoded by the coding sequence ATGTCGTCGTCAACAATGACAAACGTCGGCGATGACAACCGCAAACCTCTGGTTCTTGCGATTGCAGGTGCAGCAGTCGGTCATTTCACGCCTGTGCTGCACATGTGCCAACACCTCATCAACAAAGGATTCGATGTCAGCATCCTCCAAGCTTCCTACTTTAAGCCTCAAATCGAAGCCATCGGGGCAACCTTCATAGCCCTGGATAAGGAGTGCGACTGGTGTCAATATGATCTCGCTTTGGCCGGTAAGCCGGACGGCAAGTTTCCGGAGAGGCTTAAGCTGGCTCCCGGTCTAGAAACGTTGGCATACGACCTCGAGCATATATTCATGCCGTATATCCCTTCTCAGGCCAGCTCGATCCGTCGGGCGTTGGACGTGACGCAACGGCGAGATCCGTCCCGCAAACTCGTCATGTTGGCGGAGAATTCAATCTTGGGTATTCTCCCCCTCAAGCTGGTTTCGGACGAAAAGCGAGCTCTCGCACCAAAGATCCTGAACGTCAACGTCGTTCCCCTTACCTATGAGAGCGTTGACGTTGGGCCTTTCGGCACCGGGCTCCCACCAGACTCGACCCCATCCGGCCGTCTCCGCAACAAGATGCTGCATGACCTTGTGCGCAATTTTGCACTGAAAGGCGCGCTGGCGGCATTGCGCAAGTACCTGATTGAAGCCGGCGCAGACCCAGAGCACATTCCTCCCCCAGGTGAGCTCGGCTTCAACATCGTGTATCATCCGCGGGTATACGAGCGTGTTTTCCAAATGTGCATCCCAGAAGTCGAGCTTCCCCGCTCCGACCTTCCTGGTCACATTGAATTCGTGGGAGGCCTGCCGCCAAAGCCGGTGCCGAAGGACTACGCACTACCAAGTTGGTGGACCGACATTACAGACAACGCCAGGATGCCAGAGGCGACGCGTAAGAAGCTGGTTGTAGTCTGTCAGGGAACATTCGCTACCAACTATGAGCACGTCATTCTCCCGACTCTGGAAGGTCTGCGGGATCGGTCTGACGTACTTGTCGTTGCAATCTTGGGCAAGGCGGGAGCGGTGCTACGTTCCGACTTCTCGATTCCATCCAACGCACGGGTATCCGACTTCCTCTTATACGACGTCGTGTTGCCGTTCGCTGATCTTTGGATACAAAACGGGGGCTATGGGGGGTTTCAACACGGCATCGCCAACGGTGTTCCAACCCTCCTTGCTGGCGACACTGAAGATAAGCCAGAGGTCGCGGCTCGGGCAGAGTTCTCGGGCGTTGGACTAAGCTTACACACGGGGAAGCCGAAACCGGAGCAGATTGCTCATGGGGTGGACGAGGTGCTTGGTAACCCGAAGTACAAGAAGCGCTGCGAAGAGTTGAAAGCCGTAATGGAAGAATACAATTCCCTTGGCAAGATCGAACAAACTTTGATAGATCTGGCAAAATAG
- a CDS encoding 4-hydroxyacetophenone monooxygenase produces MESAAEQQKIPFKDRDGTRVVTTAAATVETLLDAELEQNKSKFVLPEVSLVDRHADEPRRLRVTVIGAGIAGIVAGALLPAKVPGIELTIFEKNADVGGVWFENVYPGVRCDVPAHVYQTSFAPNTQWSEEYAQGPELWDYWAGVARKYDVYKHLKVSHEVKDLQWDNGKSVWLVKVCNLQSGEVLIHEADFVLTAIGRFNDWRLPDYPGINEFKGHIRHTSNWDPTYDVSGKRVAVIGNGASGIQLVPHLQKKVARLDHYARSKTWIAESWGGESTKIERKLISKELRDSFQDTDVYLKYRKNLEQSHWRFFHGWLKDSDSNKEAREALLKHLKVRLAKRPELIESMIPGFSPHCRRLTPGPGYLEAIMEDNVDYIQNPIKRFTETGIETADGTHREVDAVFAATGANVDVLPPFGITAKGKSIAHLWSPDGEYGFPYSYLGFATPGFPNLGFIQGPNGAGRSGTVPHNVEVQVTYFAKILRKVGREGIKTMQPSKKAADDFVQYSDAFFKKTVMSECKSWYNTERPGSRIHGLWPGSAALVGLVVNDPRWEDWDYEYLSDTGNSLLGYFGNGCTKFETDPEHDVTSYLVDPASIDLRKLHEGWWNIP; encoded by the exons ATGGAATCGGCGGCAGAACAGCAAAAAATCCCTTTCAAGGACCGGGATGGCACGCGAGTTGTTaccaccgctgccgccaccgtcgaGACCCTCCTTGATGCCGAGCTTGAACAGAACAAATCAAAGTTCGTCCTGCCAGAGGTCTCTCTTGTGGATCGCCACGCCGATGAGCCACGCCGTCTGAGAGTGACCGTCATCGGTGCTGGTATAGCTGGCATCGTTGCTGGTGCCCTCCTTCCAGCCAAGGTCCCGGGCATCGAATTAACCATCTTCGAGAAGAACGCCGATGTG GGAGGCGTCTGGTTCGAGAATGTCTATCCCGGCGTCCGCTGCGACGTTCCGGCGCACGTGTACCAGACGTCTTTTGCGCCAAACACGCAGTGGTCCGAAGAGTATGCCCAGGGCCCGGAACTCTGGGACTACTGGGCTGGCGTGGCGCGCAAGTACGACGTGTACAAGCACTTGAAGGTCTCCCACGAAGTCAAAGACCTCCAATGGGACAACGGAAAGTCTGTATGGCTGGTCAAGGTCTGCAATCTCCAGAGCGGAGAGGTCCTTATCCACGAAGCGGATTTTGTTCTGACGGCCATCGGACGCTTCAACGACTGGAGGCTGCCCGACTACCCGGGGATCAACGAATTCAAGGGACACATCCGACACACATCGAACTGGGACCCGACATATGATGTCTCGGGAAAGAGAGTGGCAGTCATTGGCAACGGGGCGAGTGGCATCCAACTCGTGCCACACCTCCAGAAGAAGGTCGCCCGGCTGGACCACTACGCCCGGAGCAAGACTTGGATAGCCGAGTCCTGGGGCGGGGAATCAACAAAGATTGAACGCAAGTTGATATCCAAGGAGCTGAGAGACTCGTTCCAGGATACGGACGTCTACCTCAAATATCGGAAGAACCTGGAGCAGAGCCACTGGCGTTTCTTCCACGGATGGCTCAAAGACTCCGACAGCAACAAGGAGGCGCGCGAAGCGCTCCTGAAGCACCTCAAAGTGCGCCTGGCCAAGCGCCCGGAACTCATCGAGAGCATGATCCCGGGCTTCTCTCCGCATTGCCGTCGGTTGACGCCGGGCCCCGGATACCTCGAGGCAATCATGGAGGACAACGTTGATTACATCCAGAACCCCATCAAGCGGTTCACCGAGACTGGCATCGAGACGGCAGATGGCACGCATCGCGAAGTGGatgccgtcttcgccgcGACTGGGGCAAATGTCGACGTCCTCCCTCCGTTTGGCATTACCGCCAAGGGCAAGAGCATCGCCCATTTGTGGTCTCCGGATGGAGAGTACGGGTTCCCGTATAGCTACCTCGGCTTCGCGACGCCCGGGTTCCCGAACCTCGGCTTCATTCAGGGACCCAACGGTGCCGGCCGCTCGGGCACGGTACCGCACAACGTAGAGGTCCAGGTCACCTACTTTGCCAAGATACTCAGGAAGGTGGGCCGGGAAGGGATCAAGACGATGCAGCCGTCCAAGAAGGCCGCAGACGACTTCGTGCAGTACTCGGACGCGTTTTTCAAGAAGACGGTCATGTCGGAATGCAAATCGTGGTACAACACCGAGAGGCCCGGCTCGAGAATCCACGGGTTGTGGCCCGGGAGTGCGGCGCtggtcggcctcgtcgtgaACGATCCCAGATGGGAGGACTGGGACTACGAGTACCTTTCGGATACTGGGAACTCCCTGCTGGGATACTTCGGCAACGGGTGTACCAAGTTTGAGACGGACCCGGAACACGACGTCACCAGCTATCTGGTAGACCCGGCCAGCATCGATCTCAGGAAGCTTCACGAGGGTTGGTGGAACATACCTTAG
- a CDS encoding ATP-grasp superfamily protein, with protein sequence MTVDRQSWKTERLPKETGTLVVNVYPDNTLREHADGSDTDAASSSAAVRNFLLDGTREDHSLVKLLLPMRSGYVVQSDFLERRMVDCLNVTEVRGFVAPGQHIQGLSADAYESMGLSDLLPYSYGAVVMAPSCAAGVEKSAALLDEELTKRLSFAWLSPNPIPHRRLAFVGAAPLSKFKGYAAAAAALNIALVVLDVPDQVVARDEYAHLREEFVPVDLTADAGLAQRLADVVSEMQGTGKRFDGIMSVDEHLLGIVSQAATLLGFPTSPPAAIALAQNKFQTRQLDANAYARLVRSPADLEALLAEEDSGRAPPPYPLIVKPCKGWSSEGVWKVDNERELRARVPMLWQDLFADWHGRDVVVEAYVDGPEVDANMALVDGEVAFFEVNDDFPSSADNDDDGRTRDKSPPATFVETSNMLPSALAASELEALRRRLHEIALAVGFRDGVLHMEARLRNSSSHYAREEGGGSLVDLRPKAGATSSAKPEDVFLIEINPRPPGWQEVEATAHAYGVSYYSLAVLNAVGDRDRFAALSRPFVGGAQYHMQLLFVSAQKGGTYRSGDVCAAVLDHGGAAGRRLREHVVECATLMQDGQEVPDPRTGKVFGSFIAFFLVVSRTSRREAISIGREIEQLVRGHTDGF encoded by the coding sequence ATGACTGTCGACAGACAGTCCTGGAAGACCGAGAGACTACCAAAAGAGACGGGCACTCTCGTCGTCAATGTGTATCCTGATAACACTCTGCGCGAGCACGCCGATGGCTCCGACACAGACGCTGCCTCGTCCTCTGCTGCTGTCCGGAATTTCCTGCTGGACGGGACACGCGAGGATCACAGCCTAGTGAAGCTCCTACTCCCGATGCGGTCGGGCTACGTGGTCCAGTCCGACTTTCTTGAGCGGCGCATGGTCGACTGCTTGAACGTGACCGAGGTGCGAGGCTTCGTCGCGCCGGGGCAGCATATCCAAGGGCTCTCTGCCGACGCCTACGAGTCCATGGGCCTGTCCGACCTGCTGCCCTACAGCTATGGTGCCGTCGTGATGGCCCCGTCATGTGCCGCCGGCGTGGAAAAGTCTGCCGCGCTGCTCGATGAGGAGCTGACCAAGCGTCTTTCTTTCGCCTGGCTATCGCCGAACCCCATACCCCACAGGCGACTGGCGTTCGTGGGCGCGGCACCCCTGAGCAAGTTCAAGGGgtacgccgccgcggccgccgcgttGAACATTGCGCTGGTCGTATTGGACGTGCCGGATCAGGTGGTCGCCCGAGACGAATATGCCCATCTCCGTGAGGAGTTTGTACCGGTCGACCTGACAGCCGACGCCGGCTTGGCCCAACGCCTTGCGGACGTGGTGTCCGAGATGCAGGGCACCGGCAAGCGCTTCGATGGCATCATGTCCGTCGACGAgcacctcctcggcatcgtctcCCAGGCGGCCACCCTGTTGGGGTTCcccacctcgccgcccgcggccaTCGCCTTGGCGCAGAACAAGTTCCAGACGCGCCAGCTCGATGCCAACGCCTACGCCCGGCTTGTCCGCTCGCCGGCCGACCTGGAGGcgctgctcgccgaggaggacagcgGGCGggccccgccgccgtacCCGCTCATCGTCAAACCGTGTAAGGGCTGGTCGTCCGAGGGTGTCTGGAAGGTGGATAACGAGCGGGAGCTGCGCGCCAGGGTGCCCATGCTGTGGCAGGACCTCTTCGCCGACTGGCACGgccgcgacgtcgtcgtcgaggcgtaCGTCGACGGgcccgaggtcgacgccaacATGGCGCTCGTGGACGGAGAGGTCGCGTTTTTCGAGGTCAACGACGACTTCCCCAGCTCCGCGGAcaacgatgatgacggcagGACCAGGGACAAGTCTCCCCCGGCCACGTTCGTCGAGACGTCAAACATGCTGCCGTCGGCCCTGGCCGCcagcgagctcgaggcgctgcggcggcgacttCACGagatcgccctcgccgtcgggtTCCGAGACGGCGTCCTGCACATGGAAGCCCGGCTGCGCAACTCGAGTAGCCACTACGCCagggaagaaggcggcggcagcctcgtcgacctACGGCCCAAGGCGGgggcgacctcctcggcgaagcccgaggacgtcTTCCTTATTGAGATCAacccccggccgccggggTGGCAAGAGGTGGAGGCCACGGCGCACGCGTATGGCGTTTCGTACTACAGCCTGGCGGTCCTCAACGCCGTGGGCGACCGGGACCGCTTCGCGGCCCTATCGCGGCCGTTCGTAGGAGGCGCCCAGTACCACATGCagctcctcttcgtctcggCCCAGAAGGGCGGCACCTACCGGTCGGGCGACGTCTGCGCGGCCGTCCTGGACCacgggggggcggcggggcgcCGCTTGCGCGAACACGTCGTCGAGTGCGCGACCCTCATGCAGGACGGCCAGGAGGTCCCCGATCCCCGCACCGGCAAGGTCTTTGGCAGCTTCATCGCCTTCTTCCTGGTCGTCTCGCGCACCAGTCGGCGGGAGGCCATTAGCATTGGGCGCGAGATTGAGCAGCTGGTCAGGGGGCATACCGACGGTTTCTAG